A DNA window from Ficedula albicollis isolate OC2 chromosome 1, FicAlb1.5, whole genome shotgun sequence contains the following coding sequences:
- the RPL21 gene encoding 60S ribosomal protein L21 translates to MTNTKGKRRGTRYMFSRPFRKHGVVPLATYMRIYKKGDIVDIKGMGTVQKGMPHKCYHGKTGRVYNVTQHAVGIIVNKQVKGKILAKRINVRIEHIKHSKSRDSFLQRVKENERKKKEAKEKGIWVQLKRQPAPPREAHFVRTNGKDPELLEPIPYEFMA, encoded by the exons ATGACGAACacaaagggaaagaggagggggaCGCGTTACATGTTCTCGAGGCCCTTCCGCAAGCATG GAGTTGTCCCTCTGGCTACCTACATGCGGATCTACAAGAAGGGTGACATAGTTGATATCAAG GGTATGGGTACTGTTCAAAAAGGCATGCCCCACAAGTGTTACCATGGCAAGACTGGCAGGGTGTATAATGTTACTCAGCACGCCGTGGGCATTATTGTTAACAAGCAGGTTAA GGGCAAGATTCTGGCCAAGAGAATTAATGTGCGTATAGAGCACATTAAACATTCCAAGAGCAGAGACAGCTTTCTGCAGCGtgtgaaggaaaatgaaaggaagaagaaggaagcaaaagaaaaaggcatttggGTTCAGCTGAAACGTCAG cCTGCTCCACCAAGAGAAGCACACTTTGTGAGAACTAATGGCAAGgatccagagctgctggagccaatTCCTTATGAATTCATGGCATAa